TCGAAAGTTATGTGATACCATTATTGTTTTGTTACCTGGATGTTTCCAGCTTTATCTCTTCTCCGGATGCGAAACTCTGCTCTTCTGTCActacttcttcctttttcttgctATAATATACCTTAGTGCAATTATATTTTCCCTGCTTTCCCTTATACCTAGTCTGCCTTCAACCACTTTCTTATTTTGCCTCTAACCACTTTCTTGTATTCTTTGTTTGCTTCCATTTTCTGGTGTTATGGATGAATGAAAATTGGCAATTATTGTGGAGGGAAAGCAAATGAACTTTTTGTTTGATGATTCATTTGAGCGGGATTTTGTGAAACGGAGCTAATGCTTCATGACGAGGTCCGTCAAAAgcgtcaaattttttttccattactATTTTATGTGACGTCATTTTTTTACCTTTCCAAAACTAGTCGACGTGATTATTTCTAGTCCTCACGGTTGTGTttctgatgaccgtccctgccccgtaTCCCGTTAGATTaaacttttctttttagtgTTAGTATATCACTTTGAACTAATCAAATCATGGTTATTTTTAAAACAATAAACCAAGATTTATAAATTAGCCTAGAAATACCACGCACATGGCATTTAAACATTTGATCAATTCACAAAAATTTAGCACTATTAACGGCCATGTGCTCCATCATAGTTTCATGATCATTTACAAAAGTAAATCATACATTTGCTAGAAGTGGCACCACTTCTATGATCATATAGGTGAAAACACTTTCAAACTTTATGTAACAAAGTACTTCGAACGCAATTACATTTcaataaaaatataactaatCATATATTCAACCTCCCATTTTACATACTAGAGGGATGACTTTGTATACAAAGTACTAGTGTTCTCAATCATAAGGTGAACGAATTTATATGTGGAGTTTTTTCAGGTAAATTTTAAAGCACTGCTGCTTTTCATTTTGAGGTAATGCCTTCGGCTTACATGACAACATTTTTCAActatctttttatatttccaattaCATATTTATCTCATATGCATTTGATTATAAAAAATACTACAacaattatttcaaatattacTATAtttaaacacatttttcaagcCTATGATTAGGCTGGGAAATATAGACAACTAGCATGACGATTATTTGAgcttaaaaaaaatatgatactTGATGCCTGCATGTTTCCTGCGCCTTATCAATTGAAGATACTCAGCCATCTTGGAAAGTTAAGAATTCAGAAATATGGCAACTGCCTCCAAAAATGGTTAAACAGATCTAGTTGCCAGAATGCCAAACATTCTTAGTATACAGGTAGTCAAATTGTTATTCAATCCTCTAAAGAAGAAGAGAAGCAATAGCTCCTGCAAATATGGGGAAAAACTCGGGGGTTTCAAGGACAACCAGACAATCACCTTTAGATTGAAACTCAAACCCTCCAAGACATTCCCAGGAGAAACCAGTGAACTTCATGACACATTTATGACCCTTGCCTCCTTTAAAcataagaaaataaagaaaataaataaaccacTGAAATGCATCAAGATTTCTAGAACTCTTCTCATTATAAGGGGGACACCCAAACTTGCAGGATGAATATCATTCATCACAATCACACACAACTATATGCCTTTCCATGGTCAAAGACAAACTATAACTGACAGCAATACAAAAAAGGAAGGATCAAGCAGCATTGCGAATATAAACAATAGACATGCAAATGTCCTGGACAAGTGATCATTCAGTAAATTAGTTTTAACTAGTGGATGCATATTTACGAGCAGAAATGCCGAAGTTCTTCAAAAAAGCATTGCAAATCCATTCCAGCTCAGATTTAGATGAACATGATCCAACAACCAACCAAATACAATCCAATTCACAAATGCCTTGGACCGGTATCTCAGGACTTAAAGCAGGCTGTGGATTGGATGTTAGACCAAAGTTCATCTAGATTGGGGTTTCCTTCAGATGCAACTTGGTGGGTGCCATGAAGGCTCTATCTTGTGTAGACAAAATTGCAGCAGCCCCACTAGATATAAGCATCTACTACAGTAAGACAACCGACTCAAACACTACAAGAAACTTTCCAATTTAATTAGAACTGGAACTAGAGGCAACCAACTCAGTAACCAAGACCTACTAATCGACTAACGAAGAAACGAAGTCTTCCAAAGACAAAGATTAGTTTGCAAATTGCAATCACTCAAGATTACTGATAACAATTTGACAACATCGTAAACTTTGACAAAAAAGCTAAATAAAGAGATCAATTAAGCTAGTTCAAATATTCCAACACCACTAATCAAGGTATTTACCCATTTCATTAATGCACCGATAAGACCACAGCAGGAACATACAATTATTCAGGGGCAATGTGTCCCATAGTTCCCTGGACTCAACTTGCAATCTGGTAATTTTGTATCCACCGAagaaagcttccaagtttcatCCAGATGGATGTTTCCGGGCTTTAAATCAGGGTGAACAATTTTACCATTGCAATGCTCATGCAGGTACTCCAGGCCATGCGCTGTATCAAAAGAAATTCTTTTCTAGTAGGTCAGTCCAGGCCTTTTTCTCCAGGTTTGAGGTCTATGACAGGCACAAATAGATACTTTACAATTACTGAAAGGTCATTCATATCACTCCAGATCATGCCCAATCATTACTAGCAAAAACAACAAATATCTCTCAATTCCACCTCAGTGACCAATAATACCTTGTCAAACAATTTTATGACAAACAAATAATGGTTACTGGTATTCAAGATACACATTCACTATTTCCATTCTATGCTGAGTATCTTTCCagcaaataattcaaatttactGCATACCGTAAGAATGAATATTGTGACGAAATTCTTCACAAACTGAACCAGCCACACAGAATAGATGCTACTACAAAAATCCCATTTACAGAAAACTTTTATCACAAACTTCTTTGCTGCATTCAGAAACAAAGATTAGTTTTTGCGTCTAACAATTTGGATGTTGCTGCACAAAATTGGGAATCCTCCTCTAAAGCCATTAGAAAAGATAATTAAGTTGTCCACAGGACAGTTACTGAACATGAATTGAACCGTTGTAAAACAGATCTCTTACATAAAACTTCAACGCAAGTCTTGTCATTCAATGTTTGTCactgagaaataaaataaaataaattaaaattaagacTTGCTCTTAATTTTCTCACAATTCAATTTGAACAAACGTTATCTAAGACGTAGTTTGAAGTTAAAAATTTTTCCctgatttaaaaaattagtcTTGATCACTTCAGCCAATTCCTTTCATATAAAATTCATCATAACTATTTCCATTTGTTTCAATACCTAATAAATTGTCTCTATCAAGTCTGAGCTGACGTCAAATCTTCACACTCTGCAATACAAATTCCACTCCTCCCCCGTTCCACCAAAAATGAACAAGAATTAAAAAACCAAAATTGATAGATATGCTAGACTAGAAAAAGTATCTTAGTACCATTCTGATGTGCCAGTaagactttttctttttcttagttttattgCAGATGGTGACCCAATAGCAGCTGTGCAATAAAAACCTATTCTTTAGTTATTATTGCAACTCAGGAAAAACCAACTATTAATATTAAAGAATCCAATAATCAAGCCTATTGTCAATAAACAACTAAACAACACATggatttgtttaaaaaaaaggacGGAGAGTTTCTTGGATGAACTATTCAAGGTTACTGCAAAAGAACGATATTTTTGCTACACTTCTACTGAATGTCTGTATAATTTAGTACAGCAATGACAATTAAACGGGAAGTGATCAGAACACTTTTTTTGGATCATACTTAAAAAGTTTGGGTTTACTCAAATGCAGTTAAAACAAATCAATAACTTAAAAGTTTGGGTTTACTCAAACGCAATTAAAACAAATCAATAACCATGCCTATTTACGGGACCTCAAACTGTGAATCCAAAGCAAGAAACTGGTCTAGAAAGTTTTTACACTTTCGAACTGGCTGCACTTTTGGCACCATttaggaattaaaataaaagtaacaaTTTTATCTTTGAAAAAGTTTTCTCGAAATTACAGAAATGCAGCTTAAAACTTCTCTAGAAATTCAAAGTCTCAAACTATATTTGCATATGCCATTTCATTTCTTATTTCCAATAAAATCAAATATTAGTTATCCGAAGTAAAATTGACAGGCAAGCTAAATTACGGACACACATGAATAATGAACAAAATGAACCTGTACAAGTTACCATTTAAGTGATATGCCACACTGAGGTTCTCCATGGAAAGATCAACAAGAAGTCTCTCAGAAGAAGTGGTACAAGTCCAATTAACAGCAGCAGATTTCTTTGATCTGCCACACTTGTCAATTGAACTTCCCTAAGCAATGCGGCTTCTCCACCAAACTAAAGACCTTGGAGGTGTTTCACAAAATATGACCAAGAGATCTCCTCTAAGGCTCAGTTGCATCAAAGATGATAAGTGACAACAGGATCCAATTCGAACCTAAATAATGTTAGTTCCAGCAAATTAAAGTTCAAAGGCCAAAATAAATGGCAGGACTAACATGTTGCAACTAATGTGAAGGTCCTCTTCGTTCCCCATCTATGAACTTCTTGCTATCGGGATCAATCTTCAGCATCAACATTAGCACAGAAGGATTGTTCTGATTCTCAGCAGATAAATCAAGTAAAATGGAAAAGGTATGTGCATCCAGCGAGAATCCTCTATGAACCATTTCTTCATGATAGACCATCGCATCATCATAATGACCTCCCTTAAGGAGTCCTCGCAGTATAACATTGTATGTAAAATCATTTGGCAGGCAACCCTTCCCCTCCATCTTTTTAACAAGCTCTTTGGCTTCGATGAGCAGACCTTCTGAAAGCAGACCAGCAATCATGGTGTTGTATGTTCTAACATCAAGATCCAATCCTTTAAGGGAGAGATTGTTGAAAAGTTCTCGAGCACTATTGAGCCTCCTGCTTTTGCACAACCCATCAAGCATGATATTGTACATTCCAATGTGAAAATTTGTTCCATCAGCTTCCATTGCATGGAATAACTGCAATGCTTCGTCGACATGTCCAGTCTTGCATAATCCATCCAACACCACACAGTAAGTATGAAAATCAGGCTTCATGCCAGAAGCTTGCATCTCGTTGAAAATTCTCGTGCACTAAGATACCTTCCTGAACAAAATAACCCCTGCAAGACAGTGGTATAAACAACAATATTAGGTGTTAAACCTTTATGCTGAATCTCTCGAAAGAGATTCATGGCTGCTTCCGCTTTCTTGCTCTTGAAATAGGCATTTATCAGAATACCATAGCTATGGAGATCAGGTGTAAGGCCGCTAGCAACCATGGTATTGAAAACTCTCCTTGCGTCATCTATTCGCCTCTGTAAACAGTACCCATCCATTAAGGAACAGTATGTGACCAGATTGGGATTTTGACCTTGCTGGATCAAGATCTGGACTACATCTTCAGCATCTTCTATATGCACTTCCTTACACAGTGCATCCACCACTATAGTGAAAGTAATAacatttggaataattttataAACCTTCATCTCAGAAAAGATCTTGCGAACATCCTCCCATCTGCTTAAGTTGCACAGACCTTGAATCAAACAACTGTAAGTGACAACATTTGGGGGAATGCCCTTTTCAATCATCTCCTGCAAGAGGGCAAGAGCTTCATCAACCATTTTATCCTTGCACAAGCTGTCAATGATTGTACTGTACACATTAACGTTGGGCTtacatcttcttcttttttccatgACTCTTAGGAATTCAATAGCCATTTGAATGTTCCCCACCTTACAGAGCCCATCTATCACAATCAGAAACATAACTTCATCAGGCTCGCAAAGTTTTTCGCATATTATCTTCTTAAACAATTCTTGTCCCTGGGGGAACCTATGTTCTCGAAAGAGTCCTTTGAGTAGAGTATTAAAGGTGACTACATTAGGGACAAGACCACGCTTCAAGAAAGCAGCCAACACAGGAAACCCCAAATCCACTCGACCCAAGAGGCAGTAACAGTTAATCACAACATTGAGGGTGGCCTCACGAACAGGAATGCCCTTGACACACATATCTCTAAAAAGGGAAATAGCAGATACATAATGATTCTTCATCTTAACAATACGGTCCAACAATTGATTGAACTGAATAACACAAGGCAGAGGCCTCATCCGGACCATCTGCCGGTACAAGCTCAGAGCATCATGAAGACTGTCGAC
This sequence is a window from Coffea eugenioides isolate CCC68of chromosome 7, Ceug_1.0, whole genome shotgun sequence. Protein-coding genes within it:
- the LOC113777010 gene encoding pentatricopeptide repeat-containing protein At3g22470, mitochondrial-like, translated to MKPDFHTYCVVLDGLCKTGHVDEALQLFHAMEADGTNFHIGMYNIMLDGLCKSRRLNSARELFNNLSLKGLDLDVRTYNTMIAGLLSEGLLIEAKELVKKMEGKGCLPNDFTYNVILRGLLKGGHYDDAMVYHEEMVHRGFSLDAHTFSILLDLSAENQNNPSVLMLMLKIDPDSKKFIDGERRGPSH
- the LOC113777011 gene encoding putative pentatricopeptide repeat-containing protein At1g12700, mitochondrial; this translates as MAMRRRASSAIILSIAQSQEAAASVGTTATARCTTIASFLSAFPNPKPQLAFYSASSGKVKSYSGKSLKFQPGLRNDINNVDSLHDALSLYRQMVRMRPLPCVIQFNQLLDRIVKMKNHYVSAISLFRDMCVKGIPVREATLNVVINCYCLLGRVDLGFPVLAAFLKRGLVPNVVTFNTLLKGLFREHRFPQGQELFKKIICEKLCEPDEVMFLIVIDGLCKVGNIQMAIEFLRVMEKRRRCKPNVNVYSTIIDSLCKDKMVDEALALLQEMIEKGIPPNVVTYSCLIQGLCNLSRWEDVRKIFSEMKVYKIIPNVITFTIVVDALCKEVHIEDAEDVVQILIQQGQNPNLVTYCSLMDGYCLQRRIDDARRVFNTMVASGLTPDLHSYGILINAYFKSKKAEAAMNLFREIQHKGLTPNIVVYTTVLQGLFCSGRYLSAREFSTRCKLLA